The genomic DNA TGCCCCACGTTGGCGCATCCCAGCCCCCCTACATTTGCTGGAGGGGAATACATATAgtttaaaaaatgctatttttctactttttttttttttttttttggtggctgtCCATGCATCTCACCTGCTCGGTTTTCTCCTGTTACAGTTGTGCAGTTGCAGTCTCGCTCATCACATCCCCAGTTCTCCCACGTGTGCCCAGCCACATGGATCGGCTTCCAAAGCAAGTGCTACTATTTCTCAGGAAATAGAAGTGACTGGAACACCAGCTTGGAGAACTGCAAGGCCTTGGAAGCCTCCCTGACCTCCATAGACAGCCTGGAGGAACTGGTGAGAACTGGGCACAAGCCCCAGCGCCGGTTCTGGTGTGGAATATGTGTGGGACTAGACTAAAatcccatttcccccccaaatTTCACCCACTGCCAAAGCCAGGAGAAGATGCACTGGGGAAAGCAtcagcctgggctggggaaTGAGCAATATCACATTATTTTCTCCAGAACTCCCTCCCTACGTCCAGATGGGTGCTGTCCTGAGCTTTGCCCTCAAGGGGCTTCCTTTTTCTGTGAAACTGTAGAATTGTAGAATGCAATCACCTTCCTATAACAGGGTGCTCTGCATGCTGGAGGCAGAACCtggctgagttttgttttgggAAGACAGGATCGCCTAaaacctgatttattttatttcattttttttcttctctaaaggATTTCATCAAGCGCTACAAGGGCCAAGGAAACCACTGGTTCGGGCTGCACAAGGAAGATGATGGCCAGTGGAGGTGGACCAACGGCACAGTCTTCAACAACGGGTCAGTCCCTCTGCCTGTTAGGGTTGGGTGCTTTGGGTTGGCAATTGGGCGGGAGTTCTTATAGGGTCTGGGATGGCCTTGTTTGGGACGGGGACCTCCTCCTGTCACCACAGCTCTTGTTTTCCATGAGAAGCTTGGGGCGGACCAAGGATACTGCGCTCTGAACCCCTATTAAACCTTGAACACTGCCCCTTGTGACCTTCCCAGGAGAGGAGACCTCaggttttcttcctgtttttttgggtAGTTTTCCTACTTACTTCCCTTTTACTCACTCCTGAGTGTGTCTGTATTGCAGGTTTGAGGTGCAGGGAGGTGGCCCCTGTGCGTACCTAAACCAGGAGAGTATCAGCTCAGCCTTCTGCCAAACGAAGAAATACTGGATCTGCAGCAGGCCCAACAAC from Anas platyrhynchos isolate ZD024472 breed Pekin duck chromosome 17, IASCAAS_PekinDuck_T2T, whole genome shotgun sequence includes the following:
- the LOC139998620 gene encoding C-type lectin domain family 2 member B-like isoform X1 produces the protein MNPDTSLTPMEKEVCENTHPEQEVLNPPRDAEKQCKWDSSPHGMGRKCHHVQQLLAPLCVVLSVLVLALVVALVVVQLQSRSSHPQFSHVCPATWIGFQSKCYYFSGNRSDWNTSLENCKALEASLTSIDSLEELDFIKRYKGQGNHWFGLHKEDDGQWRWTNGTVFNNGFEVQGGGPCAYLNQESISSAFCQTKKYWICSRPNNYVL
- the LOC139998620 gene encoding C-type lectin domain family 2 member B-like isoform X2 — protein: MNPDTSLTPMEKEVCENTHPEQEVLNPPRDAEKQCKWVVQLQSRSSHPQFSHVCPATWIGFQSKCYYFSGNRSDWNTSLENCKALEASLTSIDSLEELDFIKRYKGQGNHWFGLHKEDDGQWRWTNGTVFNNGFEVQGGGPCAYLNQESISSAFCQTKKYWICSRPNNYVL